From the genome of Streptomyces sp. JH34:
TTCGCTTTCGAATTCGATTCCGGCCCGTGGGCGGCGGCCTGAAAACCTTTGTGATCAGGAAATGTACCCACCACTGCCGGAGGCACCCTTTGACGCTGGTTCAGATGCAGTCCCGCTCGACAGACGGCACCCGCTCACACAGGACTGCGGCAGACCCGGCGGACCCGGGCGCACCGCAGGTGTGCGACGACATGACCATCGAAGTCGCTCTGGCCGTCATGGCCGGGGCCCGCACGGGGCACCTGGTCGTCTGCGACAACGACGGCCTGTGCGTCCACCTGGTCACCCTGGACCAGCTCACCGCGGTCCGTGACAGTTCCGCGTACACGGACCGGGTCCAGCTGCGTGACATCCTCGGCGACAGTGGGCCGTTCACCTCACCCGTGACCACGGTCGTCGCGACCGAGGACGCGCTCCTGGACCGCCGGCTCACGGCACTGCCGGTCGTCGCGCACCAGGGCAGCGCTCGGGGCCTCCTCGCCGTTGCCCGCTGAACCGCCTCACCGCGGTGGAACCATCCTCTCCTTCTCCCTGTGAGGCATCATGCGCTGTGTCATCGCCCGCTTCCCGTTCGACCTCACCAAGAGCGGCGTCATGGAAGCGATGAAGGGCGTCAAGCCCGAACAGGTCACCGGCGAGTCCGTGATCATCGGCCGCCGCACCTACCCGGTCAAGCAGGTCGGGCAGCTCATCACGGGCCAGGACCGCCGCGATTTCAGCGCCGGTGAAGTTCTCCGGGCCATGACCCGGCTCGGCTTCACCTGCCCCGGACCGCGTCAGGACGCCGAGGCCAAGCCTGTCCTCAGCCCGCTCCAGCATGCTTCCGAGATGCTCGGCGCCCCTGCCGCCGTCTGACCGACGGGCAGCCCGCGCCGCCGACTGAACAACGGTGAGGGTCCGGCCGGCATCCGCCGGCCGGACCCTCACCCTTGCCGCGTGGCCCGTCGGCACGCGGCGCGGTGTCTCACTGGTCGGAGTAGCTGAAGTCGCCCACCGTCCAGGCGCTGACGTCTTCGATCGCCACGCGGTACATGCCGCCTGTCTCCGGGATCCCCACCGTGCCCTGCAGAATGCGCGCCACATGGAAATGCAGATGTGTGGGCGCCTTCTCCTCGGATGCCCGAGTGGTGAAGGCGGCGGAGAACGCATTGAGGCGCGCCGAGTCCGCGAGGACCTCGGACACCCGCTGCCTCCAGACGGCTTCAGGAGCCAGCCGACCCGTGATGACAGCGCCGCCGGCAACCACGGTCAGAGTCATCTGGTTGCTGTGCCCGGACTCCACCAAGGCCGCGACTTCGACAAGCAGTTCGTCAGGTTTCGACATGACAAGCGATTCTAGTCAACGCCGCTCGTCCCGCGTCGCGGCCTCCCGGCATGCGGATGCGGAGGGAACCCGCGGCTGGGCCGTCCGGGAAGGAGGCCTGGTGCCGCCGGTCGGCCGACGCGGTCGACGTCATGGGCACCCGCCCGCACGCGGTGGCCCTGCATGACTCCTGCCTGTGCGCACGGCGGTGGGGTCTCTGCCCGTGACACCGCTGATCCGTGTCCGTCCCTCGCCCCGGAGACTCGCGGATGCCCGCTCCGCGCCGTCGTGCACAGCAGCGAGGCCCCCTCACACTCGGTGAGGGGGCCTCGCTTTGGCGTGCGCCGTCAGGGACTCGAACCCCGGACCCGCTGATTAAGAGTCAGCTGCTCTAACCAACTGAGCTAACGGCGCCTGCTGACCTGGAGAACTTTACCCGACGTGCGGGACTGCTCCTGACCAATTCCTCTTCGATGCGGCCTGTCGGATGGTCGTTTTGTCCCTTTAGTCAGTCAACATGAGATATGCCGTGAATGTTGATCGATGGAAGATCTGGACGACTGCCGAAGGGAAAGAGGAGCCGCATGACTGTGCCGGTCTTCGAGGAGTACGAACCCCCTGACGACTGCGGCTGTCCGGGCTGCGCCCGGCGTCGTCGTACCGCCGCGACGCTGCCCGTACGGCATGGTGGCCACCGCGGCGCGCACGGCGCGCGGCGGGCGCTGGTCATGGTCACCGCGGCCGGCGTGGTCCTGTCCTGCGGGGCGGGCCAGGCCGCCGCGACCGCCGCCGGACGGGGCGCGCGCGCCGACACGGCGGTGGACCCACAGCCGGGCAGTCCGCAGGGCGCGGTGGGGCCCCTCAGTGGCAGTGGAGCCTCGGGACCGCCCTCCGCCCCGGGCACCGCGCAGCGCACGACGACCCGGACCGACATCGTCAACCGCGCCCAGAAGTGGGTGACGGCGAAGGTCCCGTACGACATGGCGGCGTACTGGTCGGACGGCTACCGCCAGGACTGCTCGGGTTTCGTGTCGATGGCGTGGAACCTCGGCACGAACGAGTGGACCGGCAGCCTCGCCGACTTCGGTACGAAGATCGCCCGAGCCGATCTGGAGCCCGGCGACATCCTCCTCTTCCACAATCCGGCGGACCCCTCGGTGGGATCGCACGTCACGGTCTTCGGCGGCTGGACCGACCTCACGCACACCCACTACCTCGCCTACGAGCAGACCAGCCCGCACGCGAGGAAGGCGACGACGCCGATGGCGTACTGGAGCAACTCCTCGAAGTACGTCGCCTACCGCTACAAGGGGATCGTCAGCGGCGCGAGCGGCAGCGGGTCGACCGGGTTCCCCGGGGCCTCGAAGTTCGGCCCCGGGAAGAACAACGCGCACGTGACCCGGCTCGGGCAGCTGCTGATCGCCCAGGGCGGCAAGCGCTTCTACACGACGGGTGCGGGGCCGCGCTGGAGCGACGCGGACAAGCGGGCGACGCAGGCGTTCCAGCTGGCACAGGGGTGGAAGGGCGAGGAGGCGGACGGCCTCCCGGGCCCGGGCACCTGGAGCCTGCTGGTCAAGGGCACCGGGCACAGGATCCCCGCCGCCGGGACCGGCAGCACCCCGGGCGGCACCGTGGCCTACCCGGGGAAGAGGTTCTTCGCTCCCGGGCAGTCCAACGACCACGTGCGGAAGCTCGGTGACCGGCTGGTGAAGAGGGGATACGGCACGCACTACGTGACGGGCCCCGGCCCGCACTGGACGGAGGCGGACCGCCGCAACGTCGAGGCGTTCCAGCGTGCCCAGGGCTGGAGCGGCAGCGCGGCCGACGGCTATCCGGGACCGGAGACATGGCGGCGGCTCTTCGCGTGACGGCTGAAGTGACGGAACGGACATGACGGAGGCGGGAATGCGATCCACGGAGAACGTACGGGGCGAGTGGGACGAGCTGGGCGAGCGGGAGACGCGGGTGCTCGTGCCCGGGCCCGGCACGGGGGGCGCGCCGGGGCAGGCGGTGACGGGCGACCACGGGGTACGCCTCCCGGAGCCCGGCGCGGAGCCGGAGCCGGTGGTGGTGGTGGTTCCGCCGGATGCCCCGGTGGACGCCGTGCCTCCGGAGGAAGTACCGGCGGCGGCTGATCCCCTCGTGGAGGAGGCGCTTCCCGCGGTGGATGCCCCGCCTTGCGCGACGGCGGCATGCTCCGGGTGCCCGGAGCACCCGGAATCCTCCCCGGAGCCCGGGCCCGCGGCCGTGGCGGACGAGGACGTCCCGGCCGATCTGGGACCGGCCCTGGACGCGGTGGCAGTGGTCGGCCTGGCCGCACCGGTGGAACTCGATCTCGACGTGGGTGCGGGGCCGGAACCCGGTCCGAGTGCGCCGGCCCCGGGCCCGCGTCCCGGACCGGTGCCGCCGGAGCCGCTGTTGCCGCAGCCGGCGCTGATGGAGCAGGTGCCGGATTCGCTGCCCGGCACGGTGGCGGACCCCGGCGAGGGCGCGGAGGAGGACCCCGGTGGCGGGGTGCCTGGCCTCGGGAGGACCGCGCCCGGTACGCCCCGGCTGTCCGGTGACGAGATGGGCGCCCCCGTGGCGCTCACCGTCGGTGCCGCGGACCCGGTCGCCTGGTGGGGTACCGCGCGGCGGCAGCCCGTCATCGCCACCGAGACCACCGCGACCATCCCCGTGCACCTGCTCTTCCGCGACGACGGCCCCGGCACCAGGGTCGCCGGCCCGGGCGGCACCACCGCGGGGACCGGCGCCGCGCGGCGCCCCGGCGACCGCCGTCCCCCCGTGCCGCGATCGCCCCAGGTGCAGGCTCCCACCAGGCCCTCACCCCTCGCCGACCCCCGGCTCACCGAGCGGCCCGGCCCCGTGCTGCCCGGGTGGGCCGCGCTGTTCACGGCGGCCGCCGGGGTGGCCGCCGGGCTCGCCGTGCTGTGGTGGCAGGGCGCGCTGCCCGCCGCCGTGACCGGCCGGCTCGGACTGGGGGCGCGTCCGGACGGCGGCATCGGGACCGGGGCCTGGGCCCTGCTCGCCCTGCTGGTGGTCGTGGTGCTGTTCACGTGCTGCGGTCTGGGGCGGGGCCGGGCCGGACACGCCTCGGTGCTGACACTCTGCGGCGGCTACCGGGGGAGCGTCCGGCGCACCGGCCTCCTCTGGATCTCCCCGCTGCTGCGGCGCCGACGGATCGACGTGCGCCTGCGGCACTGGCGCAGCGAGCCGCTGCCCGCCGTGGACGCCAGCGGCACCGCGCTGCGGGTCGAGATCCTCGTCGTCTGGCGGGTGAAGGACACCGCGCGCGCCGCGCTCGGCGTCGCGGACCACGAGCGCTATCTGCGCGACCAGGTGGAGGCGGCCCTGGCCCGGGTCCTCTCGCAGCTGCCCGCCGACGCCTTCCACGAGGACACCCACACCCTCCGCGACGCGGAGGCGGTGGGCGACGCCCTGACCCGGATGCTGAAGGCGGACTGCGCGCCCGTGGGCGTCGAGGTGTACTCCGCGCAGCCGACCGGTATCGAGTACGCCCCGGAGGTCGCCGCGGCGATGCGGCGGTGCCGGGTGGCGGCCATCGACGCGAAGCACCGGGACGGGGTGCTGACCTCCGTGGTCGACGCCGTGGACGACACGGTCGGCAGGCTGACGGCACGCGGCATCGTCGAGCTCGACGCCTACGAGCACAAGGCGCTGGTCAGAGATCTGACGGTGGCCTTCTACACCGGCCGGAGCGGTGGGGACGGGGTGTGACCGCCTCCGGTCGCCCGGGGGCGCGCCGAAACCCGGCCCACATCGGTCTGGACATGTCCATGTCGTGTCAATAATCTGGACTTGGTCTAGACCGCACGGGCGGTACGCGCGGCACCGCTCCGGACATCCCCAGAACTTCCCCCACGTTCTCGAGGAGCGACACTCATGCGGAAAAGGGCAAGCGCGGCCGTCATCGGCCTGGCGATAGCGGGCGTCTCCATGTTCGCGACCGGCAGCGCCACCAGTCACGGCTACACGGATTCCCCCATCAGCCGGCAGAAGCTCTGTGCCAACGGCACGGTCGCCAACTGCGGCAACATCCAGTGGGAGCCGCAGAGCGTCGAGGGGCCCAAGGGCTTCCCGGCGGCAGGACCGGCGGACGGCAGGATCTGCTCCGGCGGGAACAGCCAGTTCGCCCAGCTCGACGACCCGCGCGGTGGGGCCTGGCCCGCCACCAAGGTCACCGCGGGGCAGGGCTACAGCTTCCGCTGGCAGTTCACCGCCCGGCACTCCACGAGCGACTTCCGGTACTACATCACCAAGAACGGCTGGGACTCCACCAAGCCGCTCACCAGGGCCGCCCTGGAATCGCAGCCCTTCATGACGGTGCCGTACGGGAACCAGCAGCCCCCGGCGACGCTGACGCACCAGGGCTCGATGCCCACCCAGAAGACCGGCAGGCACATCGTCCTGGCCGTCTGGAACGTCGCGGACACCACCAACGCGTTCTACGCGTGCTCCGACGTCCAGTTCTGACAGGACGCGGCACGAAGCACAGTGGGCGGTCTCCCGGAAGGAGACCGCCCACTGTGGTGTCTGTGCGCCGTCAGGGACTCGAACCCCGGACCCGCTGATTAAGAGTCAGCTGCTCTAACCAACTGAGCTAACGGCGCCTGCTGACTCGAAAATAATACCTGGTCCCCAGGGGTGCTGATGACACGCGCCCGCACCCTGCCGCACTCCGCCCGGAAGCCCCACGCCCCTGGGCCCGGCGCCGCCCCGGGTGGACGCGGGCAGGACGATCCCCGCTCAGAGGGCCAGTGACAGCAGGACCGGTGCCGCGCGCCGGTTCAGGGTGGCCGCGGCGGCCCGCAGCCGGTGCGCGTGCTCGATCGGCAGGGACAGGGCCAGGCAACCGGCCGACGAGCCCGCCGTCAGCGGGACGGCCGCGCACACCGTGCCCACGGCGTACTCCTGCAGATCGAGCACCGGCACCGTCGCCGGCTGGCTGTCCAGCTTCGAGAAGAGCACCTTCTCGCTCGTGATCGTCCGGGACGTCAGCCGCGCGATCCGGTGGCGTGCCATGTGGTCGCGGCGGCCGTTCTGGTCGAGCTGTGTCAGCAGGCACTTGCCGATCGCGCTGGCGTGCGCCGCCGAGCGGAAGTCCACCCACTCGTTGACGGCGGGCGTGCGCGGTCCGTCGGCCACCTGTGTGACGCGGATCTCGCCGTCGACGTAGCGGCTGACGTAGACCGCCGCGCCGACCGAATCCCGCAGCTGCACCAGCGTCTGCTGGAGCTTCGCCTCCAGGGCCCGCCTGCGGGCGGTGCCGGAGCCGAGCTCCAGCAGCGAGGATCCGGCGACGTACGCGCCGTCGGCGATCTGCTCGACGTACCCCTCGCGGCGCAGGGTCAGCAGGAGAGGGGCCAGATGCCCGGCAGGGAGGCCCGTCTCCCGGGAGATCCGGGCCGTCGTCACCCCGTCGCCGTGCGCGGACACCGACTCCAGCACCCGCAGGGCGTAGTGCACCGAATGGAACGGCGCCTGCGGCTCGGGCTTCAACGCCACGGTTCCCCCTCCAGGGCCTCTACCAGGTTGTGACCGGAAGCTCGCGGTCCACGATAGTCGCCAAGTGGCCGAATTACAGGCCCTGTAGAGGAGTTGGCGTCACACCCCGGCTCCGTCAGCTGGGGCGCATCCGGTCGGCATATGCCGTTGTCATGAGCTTCACGCCGAAGGGGAGGTCACAGCACCGCGTTGAGGAACTCGCGCGTACGTTCGTGCTCGGGGTCGGTGAATATTTTCTCCGGTGTGCCGGACTCCACGACCCGTCCCGCGTCGAACATCAGGACCTTCTCCGAGACGTCCCGGGCGAAGTTCATCTCGTGGGTCACGCAGAGCATCGTGATGTCGGTGGTCCTGGCGATGTCGCCCAGCAGGTCCAGCACCCCGGCGACGAGTTCGGGGTCGAGGGCCGACGTCACCTCGTCGAGCAGCAGGATCTCCGGCCGCATGGCCAGCGCCCTGGCGATGGCGACGCGCTGCTGCTGACCGCCGGAGAGCTGGGAGGGGTGGGCGTCGACCTTCCCGGAGAGCCCGACCAGGTCGAGCAGCTCCCGGGCCCGCGACTCCGCCTCGTCCTTGTCCATGCCGAGGACGTTGACCGGCGCCTCGGTGATGTTCTGGAGGACCTTCATGTTCGGGAAGAGATTGAACTGCTGGAAGACCATCCCGATCTTCTTCCGGGACTCGCGCAGCTCCTTCTCGCCCGCGGGCCTCAGCGAACCGTCCGGCCTGCGCACGTGCGAGAGGGGCGAGCCGTCCACCCAGATCACGCCGTCACTGACCTTCTCCAGCGTCATCAGCAGCCGCAGGATGGTGGTCTTGCCCGATCCGCTGGGCCCGATCAGCGTGACGTGCTCGCCGCGCCGCACGCCGAAGTCCAGCTCGTCCAGGACCACGTGGTCGCCGTAGCGCTTGACGACCTTGTCGAAGCGGACGAGCGGCTCGACACCGGTGAGCAGCGGGTCCGCAGCCGCGTCGGTGACCTTCTCGAGGGGGGCGGGTTCAGTGGCCAAGGCGCTTCTCCAGCTTTCTCATCAGCAGCGACGTGGGGTAGCTCGCGACCAGGAAGACCAGTCCGGCGAGTGTGAATGCCTCGGTGTAGGCGAAGTGGTCGGCGCCGTAGCCGCGGGCCTCGAAGACCATTTCGTGCACCGTGATCACGGCGAGGAAAGGGGTCTCCTTGAACATCGAGATCGCGTAGTTGCCGAGTGCGGGCAGCACGTTGCGCACCGCCTGCGGCAGGATCACGGCCCGCCAGGTCCGGCGGGGCGACATCGAGAGCGCCCGGCAGGCCTCCCACTGGCCCTTCGGCACGCCGTCGATCCCGGCCCGGTACACCTCGGAGGTGTACGTGGCGTAGTGGACGCCCAGGACCACGATGCCGATCGTCAGCGGTTCCACGGAGGTGAAGAGGGCCGCCGCGCCGACCAGCTGGACCAGCAGAGGGGTGGCGCGCACGAACTCCATCACCGCCTTCACGGGCACCGTCACGAACCGGGAGGGCGCACGGCCGGCCACGGCGATGGCGAGCCCGAGCACCGCCGCCACGAGCGTGCCGAGCACGGTGGCGAGCAGGGTGACCCGGAATCCTTCGAGCAGCAGGGGAAGGGCGTCCCCGGCGGCGTCCCAGTCGAATGTCCGGTTCACCGGGCACCTCCGGCCGTGGTGACGGCTTCCGCCGTGCGGGTCCTGAACAGGCCGCGCCCGCCGGTGTGGAGGCCGAGCCGGCGCTTGGCCGACCGCTCCAGCAGGTTCATCAGCAGGGTCAGTGTGTAGGCGAGCACGAAGTAGACGACCAGCAGCAGCAGATACGCGGTGACGGTCTCACCGGTGAGGCTGCGGATGTGCTCGATCGTGGTCATGAAGTCGGCGGCGGAGATCAGCCACAGCAGCGGCGTGCACTTCAGCAGCTGGATCAGCAGGTTGGTGAAGGGCGGGATCATCTGCACCCATGCCTGGGGCAGGATCACCTTCCGCATCCGGTGCAGCGGCGTCATGTTCAGCGCCACGGCCGCCTCGTACTGGGCGCGGGGCACGGAGTTGACCGCGCCGCGCACGATCTCGGCGCCGTACGCCCCGTAGTTCAGGCCGAACGCGACGACACCGCAGAGCAGCGGGGTCAGCTCGTAGCCCGTCAGCTGAGGCATGGCGTAGTAGAGCCAGAACAGCTGGATGTACAGCGAGGTGCCGCGGAAGAACTCCACGACGGTCCGGGAGACCCCGCGCACCAGCAGCAGCCTGCTGCCGGCCGCCAGACCCAGGGTGAACGACAGGAGGAGGGTGAGCAGGGAGCCCAGGACGGTGGCCTGGGCCGTCACCCACAGGCCGGCGCCGACCTGGGGCAGTTCGTCGAGAAGGGTGGAGAAGAAGTCACTCATACGGTGTGGTCCGCCCTTGTCAGCCCTTGCACAGGTCGGCCGTCTTGAGTGTGGCCGGCGGGATCTCGGTGGCGCCGAAGCCGTAGTCCTGGAGCAGTTCGACGTAGCGCGACCGGTCCGAGACGATCTTCTTGAGCTCGCGGTTGAAGGAGTCGCGCAGGTCCTCGTTGCCCTGGCGGAAGACCGCGCCGCCCGGGGAGAACTGCTGCTCGCCGTCCAGCTCGGGGACGAACGCCTCGGTGACCTCGGTGTCCGGGTTGGTCTTGGCGAGCCAGCGCAGCGAGATGCCGGTGAGCAGGAAGGCGTCGATCCGGCCGCCCTTGACGGCGTCCGCGCCGTCCTGCGGCTTCTGCAGCGTCTTGATCTTGCCCTCGGCGATGCCCGCGCCCTTGGCGTACGAGGCCTCGACCGCGCCCGACATCACGCCGACGGTGATCCCCGCCGCCTTCGCGGACGCCAGGTCGGTGACCTTCCTCGGGTTGCCCTTCTTCACCATCAGGGCGGTGGGGGAGATGAACTCCGGCTCGGAGAAGAGGGCGTTGGCGCACCGCTCGGGGGTGATCGCCATGCCCGCGCTGACCACGTCGTACTTGCCCGCCTGCAGGCCGGGGATGAGGCCGTCCCACTCCGAGAGGGTGGGCTTCAGCTCGTCGACGCCGAGCGCCTTGAATATCTCCCGGTGCAGGGTGGGGGCCTCTCCCTTGAGCTCCTTGCCCTCCATGAAGCCGTACGGGGCCTCGTTGGCGTACGCGACCCGGACGAAGCCCTGCTTGCGGAGCTTGTCGAGCGCGCCCTCACCGTCAGCGGCGCCGGCGTCGGTCTTGCTGCACGCGGAGAGCAGGCCCGGAACGACGAGCAGACCTCCCACGGCCGCGGATCGATTGAGGAAGCCCCGGCGGGACAGGTGAGGGAAGTCAGCCATGGTTCGCGGTCTCCTGGAGAAATCGGGGATGTTCGAACGGTCCGGACAGGGTGAGCACCTGCCCGATCCGGGGCGCCTATGCAGCAAGCGCCGCCATGTAATCGAACGGTGGCCGGAGGGTGACCTTCCCGTGTCTCGTCATGGGCGCAGGGCGACGGCCGGGTCGCAGCGCGTATTCCCCGTGCGGTCCGTCTTCATGACTACCCGTTATGTCCGATCGTCAGTCCGGAATGTCGGTGGAGGGTACGTAACCGCTCCTCATGTCCACGACGTTGGGCAACGGCGCACCGGAGGCCCAGAGTTCGTACATCGAGACGAACTGTTCGCCCAGCCGGTCGCGCCAGCCGGCCGTGTCCCCGCTCATGTGCGGGGATACCAGCAGACGGGGCACGCCCCAGAGGGGGCTGGAGGCACCCAGGGGCTCCCGCTGGAACACGTCGAGGGCGGCGCCAGCGATCCACCGCCGGCGCAGGGCCTCGGCCAGGTCCTCCTCGACGGTGAGCGCTCCGCGCCCCACGTTGACGAAGTGCGCGGAGGGCTGGAGCAGCCCGAAGAAGCGGGCGTTGAACATGCCGCGCGTGGCGTCCGTCAGCGGGGCCGCGCCGATCACCCAGTCCGCACCGGCCGCCAGCCGGTCCAGGTCCTCGACGCCGTGGATCGTGCGCCGTGCCGTACGCCCGACGAGTGCCACCTGGACGCCGAGGCCGTCCAGCAGCCGCATGATCTCCCGGCCGACCGGACCCGCCCCGACCACCACGGCGCGGGTGCCGGCGAGCCCTCGGGTCTCCCGGTGGCCCCACCGGTGCTGCCGCTGGAGTTCCAGGGTGCGGGGGAGGTCCTTGGCGAAGGCCAGCACCAGCCCCGCGACGTACTCGGCGATCGGCAGCTCGAAGACGCCCCGGGCGTTGGTGACGACGGTGGGGGAGGCGGCCAGCTCCGGGCAGAGCAACCGGTCCACCCCGGCGCTCGCGGTGTGCACCCAGCGGGGGCGGGGGCCGTCCCCCGGCCAGGCCGCGCGGACCGCGTCGGAGGCGAAGTCCCAGACGAGCAGCACGTCCGCCTCGGGCAGCAGTCCGGCCAGTGTCCGCCCGTCGGCGTGCCGCACGACGGCCCGGCCCGTCAGCCTGCCCAGGCGCGGTGGCGGGTCGGTGTCCAGGACGAGGATCACGGGAGTGGCCATCAGGAATGACCACGCTCGCACCGGGGCACACGCCCGTCAACAGGGCCTTCACCCTGCGGGAGGAACCGCAGGTCACGCCCGTTGCGGGCGACGGCAGGGGGCCGGAAGGGGAATACTTGTCCCAGCAGGGGCAGCGGTGGCGCGAGCGCCCGCGGGACATCCGGAACGTACGGGAAGGACGGACATGACGACCGTAGGACTTCTGTACCCGGGCCATGCCGCGGAGGACGACTTCCCGCGGATCGAGGTCATGCTCGACAGCGACATCAGAGTGCCGCTCTTCCATACGGACATCGACGAGGACGCCCGCAGGGTCGAGAACCTGCGCGAGGCGGGTGCGCCCGACCGTCTCAGCGCCGGTGTCGAGGAACTCCGCCTGGCAGGCGCCGAATCGCTCGTCTGGGCCTGCTCGGGCGGCAGTTTCGCCTACGGCTGGGACGGGGCGCACGAGCAGGCGGCGGGCCTGGCCAGGGCGGCCGGGCTCCCCGCGTCCAGCTCCTCCGTCGCCTTCGTCCAGGCCGTGCGTGAGCTGGGCGCCTCGCGGGTCGCGGTCGCCGCCACCTACTCCGAGGACATCGCCGCGCTCTTCGCCGGCTTCCTGGAGTCCGGTGGCGTCGAGGTGGCCGCCACCCGGGGCAGGGGCATCATCGCGGCGTCCGAGGCCGCCGCCGCGGACGTGGAGCTCGTGAAGGAGCTGGCCGTGGCCGGGGACCACCCCGACGCCGAGGTGGTCCTGCTCCCGGACAACGCCCTGCACACCGCCGCCCACGTCCCCGAGCTCGAGGAACTCCTCGGCAAGCCGGTGCTCACCGCCAACCAGGTGGCCGTCTGGGAAGGCCTCCGGCTGGCGGAACGCCGTATCTGGGCGCCCACCCTGGGCACCCTGTTCGCCACCCGTGAGCCCCCGCTGGGCGCCGCCGAACCCAAGGGCATCGAAGTGCGGGAGTAGACGCCCCGGACGGGCCGCCGCGGGAATAAGCGGAGTCATCCTCCTGTTTGCCCTCCGGTACACAGACGTAGCACCGGAGAGGCCGAACACGTGGACGAGAACCGAGGCGACCAGATTCGCGGCACGAAGGGCGGTACGGCCTCCGTGCCCCTCTCCGTGCTCGACCTGGTGACCGTGGGCCAGGGCCGCACGGCGACCCAGGCCCTGCGCACCAGTGTGGACATCGCCAAGCTCGCCGAGAGCCGTGGCTTCCACCGCTTCTGGGTCGCCGAGCACCACTCCATGCCCGGCGTGGCCTCCTCGTCCCCCGCCGTGATCCTCGCGCACCTGGCCGCCCACACCGAGCGCATCCGGCTCGGTTCCGGCGGCGTGATGCTGCCCAACCACGCCCCGCTGGTGATCGCGGAACAGTTCGGGACCCTGGAGGCGATGGCCCCCGGCCGCGTCGACCTCGGCCTGGGGCGCGCTCCCGGCACGGACGGCGCCACCGCCGCCGCCCTGCGCCGCACGGACCGGCTGAACGAGGGGGCCGAGGACTTCCCTCAGCAGCTCGCCGAGCTGACCCGCTTCCTGGACGACGACTTCCCGGACGGGCACCCTTACGCCCGCATCCACGCCGTCCCCGGACCCGTGCAGGCCACCTCGCCCGGTGGCGTCCAGTCGCCCGCGCGGCCGCCCGTCTGGCTGCTGGGCTCCTCCGGCTTCAGCGCCCGGCTGGCCGGTGTCCTCGGCCTGCCCTTCGCCTTCGCCCACCACTTCTCGGCCCGCAACACGGTGCCGGCCCTCGACCTGTACCGGGAGTCCTTCAAGCCCTCCGCGGTGCTCGACGCCCCCTACGCCCTCATCGGGGTCGCGGCACTCGCCGCCGACGACGAGCGCGAGGCCAGGCGCCAGGTGCTCACCGGAGCCCTGTCCATGGTCCGGCTGCGCACCGGACGCCCGGGCCTCGTGCCGAGCCCGGAGGAGACGGAGGCGTACGACTTCAGCCCCATGGAGCGCGAGTTCGTCGACGGCTGGCTGAAGGACATCGTCCACGGCACGGCCGACGAGGTCCGCACGGGCCTGGACGACCTGGCCAAGCGCACCGGCGCCGACGAGCTGATGATCACGGCCAACGCGCACGGGGGTGAGGCCCGGCTGCGCTCGTACGAGCTCATCGCCGACGCCTACGGCCTGCCCCGGGCGAGCTGACCCGGTCAGCCCTCCGGCGGCCTGGCGCCGATCAGCTCGGCGATCCGCTCCGGGGCCACCGCACGTGAGTACAGCCAGCCCTGCCCGGTGTCGCAGCCGATCCGGCGCAGCCGCTCCGCCTGGCCCGACGTCTCCACGCACTCCGCGGTGACCGTCAGGCCCAGGCGGTGCGCCAGCTGCACCATCGCCTCGACGATCGTCTCGTCGGCCGGGCTGGGGTGGGCGCCGCCCTCGTGGCGGAACCCGCGTACGAAGGAGCCGTCCAG
Proteins encoded in this window:
- a CDS encoding decarboxylase, yielding MTTVGLLYPGHAAEDDFPRIEVMLDSDIRVPLFHTDIDEDARRVENLREAGAPDRLSAGVEELRLAGAESLVWACSGGSFAYGWDGAHEQAAGLARAAGLPASSSSVAFVQAVRELGASRVAVAATYSEDIAALFAGFLESGGVEVAATRGRGIIAASEAAAADVELVKELAVAGDHPDAEVVLLPDNALHTAAHVPELEELLGKPVLTANQVAVWEGLRLAERRIWAPTLGTLFATREPPLGAAEPKGIEVRE
- the ehuB gene encoding ectoine/hydroxyectoine ABC transporter substrate-binding protein EhuB, which encodes MADFPHLSRRGFLNRSAAVGGLLVVPGLLSACSKTDAGAADGEGALDKLRKQGFVRVAYANEAPYGFMEGKELKGEAPTLHREIFKALGVDELKPTLSEWDGLIPGLQAGKYDVVSAGMAITPERCANALFSEPEFISPTALMVKKGNPRKVTDLASAKAAGITVGVMSGAVEASYAKGAGIAEGKIKTLQKPQDGADAVKGGRIDAFLLTGISLRWLAKTNPDTEVTEAFVPELDGEQQFSPGGAVFRQGNEDLRDSFNRELKKIVSDRSRYVELLQDYGFGATEIPPATLKTADLCKG
- a CDS encoding D-2-hydroxyacid dehydrogenase, translated to MATPVILVLDTDPPPRLGRLTGRAVVRHADGRTLAGLLPEADVLLVWDFASDAVRAAWPGDGPRPRWVHTASAGVDRLLCPELAASPTVVTNARGVFELPIAEYVAGLVLAFAKDLPRTLELQRQHRWGHRETRGLAGTRAVVVGAGPVGREIMRLLDGLGVQVALVGRTARRTIHGVEDLDRLAAGADWVIGAAPLTDATRGMFNARFFGLLQPSAHFVNVGRGALTVEEDLAEALRRRWIAGAALDVFQREPLGASSPLWGVPRLLVSPHMSGDTAGWRDRLGEQFVSMYELWASGAPLPNVVDMRSGYVPSTDIPD
- the ehuC gene encoding ectoine/hydroxyectoine ABC transporter permease subunit EhuC is translated as MSDFFSTLLDELPQVGAGLWVTAQATVLGSLLTLLLSFTLGLAAGSRLLLVRGVSRTVVEFFRGTSLYIQLFWLYYAMPQLTGYELTPLLCGVVAFGLNYGAYGAEIVRGAVNSVPRAQYEAAVALNMTPLHRMRKVILPQAWVQMIPPFTNLLIQLLKCTPLLWLISAADFMTTIEHIRSLTGETVTAYLLLLVVYFVLAYTLTLLMNLLERSAKRRLGLHTGGRGLFRTRTAEAVTTAGGAR
- a CDS encoding LLM class flavin-dependent oxidoreductase, encoding MDENRGDQIRGTKGGTASVPLSVLDLVTVGQGRTATQALRTSVDIAKLAESRGFHRFWVAEHHSMPGVASSSPAVILAHLAAHTERIRLGSGGVMLPNHAPLVIAEQFGTLEAMAPGRVDLGLGRAPGTDGATAAALRRTDRLNEGAEDFPQQLAELTRFLDDDFPDGHPYARIHAVPGPVQATSPGGVQSPARPPVWLLGSSGFSARLAGVLGLPFAFAHHFSARNTVPALDLYRESFKPSAVLDAPYALIGVAALAADDEREARRQVLTGALSMVRLRTGRPGLVPSPEETEAYDFSPMEREFVDGWLKDIVHGTADEVRTGLDDLAKRTGADELMITANAHGGEARLRSYELIADAYGLPRAS